Proteins co-encoded in one Lacerta agilis isolate rLacAgi1 chromosome 6, rLacAgi1.pri, whole genome shotgun sequence genomic window:
- the CENPL gene encoding centromere protein L: MVGPVMARVRHQHVEVTRVYNCRTVSAFGEKSVDHDVNIINTAHLSRRGVSLRRNLFSQTPTMRTIQRTLHLQGNADPQINLLLGKQWTLYAVTPLYKFSYGQLKEYSRQLSRFIAAESQRRPVETEYELQFNVKFSSFSALKLAEQEPDPVLIQITERPQVAAKNAEEKVVWMGWFTCTGGNDLFETVSEEFAFLPLFLVNGAKALTDFVETWLQQTFDCCLSPLHITPIILSWIAAMWTGCPMDNPTVPTELTFSTLGTAYPLDISYAIHPEDAKALWDSIHSTQGEIKQEQVELFMACLYNHFHRHFKIYLSGTTLVKVSTSVGSAHSVGKIKIFHAQHLISLMAFLAELAVLKI; the protein is encoded by the exons ATGGTCGGCCCGGTGATGGCGAGGGTTCGGCATCAG CATGTGGAAGTTACAAGGGTTTACAACTGCAGGACAGTTTCTGCTTTTGGAGAAAAAAGTGTAGATCATGACGTGAACATCATTAACACTGCACATCTTTCAAGGAGGGGTGTATCCCTCAGACGAAACCTGTTTAGTCAGACCCCAACTATGAGAACAATTCAACGAACTCTTCACTTGCAG GGAAATGCTGATCCTCAAATAAACTTGCTTCTGGGTAAGCAGTGGACTTTATACGCTGTCACTCCTCTGTACAAATTCTCTTATGGACAGCTGAAAGAATATTCTAGACAGCTGAGTCGCTTTATTGCAGCTGAAAGTCAAAGGAGACCTGTGGAAACTGAATATGAACTTCAATTTAACGTGAAGTTCTCTTCATTCTCAGCTTTGAAACTCGCAGAACAGGAACCAGATCCAGTTCTCATTCAA ATCACGGAGAGGCCTCAGGTGGCAGCTAAAAATGCAGAAGAGAAAGTGGTGTGGATGGGCTGGTTTACTTGTACTGGTGGAAACGACCTTTTTGAGACTGTTAGTGAGGAGTTTGCTTTTTTGCCCTTGTTCCTTGTGAATGGGGCAAAGGCTCTCACGGACTTTGTAGAAACTTGGCTTCAACAGACCTTTGACTGTTGTTTGAGTCCCTTGCACATCACCCCTATCATTCTTtcctggattgctgcaatgtggaCTGGGTGCCCTATGGACAATCCTACAGTTCCAACAGAGCTGACTTTCTCTACACTTGGCACAGCTTACCCTCTGGATATTTCCTATGCTATCCATCCTGAAGATGCAAAAGCCCTTTGGGATTCAATCCACAGCACTCAAGGAGAAATCAAGCAAGAACAAGTGGAATTGTTCATGGCGTGTCTTTACAACCACTTCCATAGACACTTCAAGATCTACCTGTCAGGCACAACACTGGTGAAAGTCTCCACATCAGTAGGTTCTGCCCATTCTGTTGGGAAAATAAAG ATTTTTCATGCTCAACATCTGATATCATTGATGGCATTCCTAGCAGAACTggcagttttaaaaatatga